The following proteins are encoded in a genomic region of Diabrotica virgifera virgifera chromosome 1, PGI_DIABVI_V3a:
- the LOC126893310 gene encoding prostatic spermine-binding protein-like, with product MPDLVAVCSVLDLNYTGSEDDVIERICSFLNDFNLEDENDDEDEDASDDDGDKDVYHKENGKDVTEDNRYNEDNDANSDKDAYHEEEGKYVTDDDNNDDDMDDERTTDLFTRNRSKSNKMTRGRLNDSFALTFRDVEDSIIFRRKRRLSHRKMDH from the coding sequence ATGCCGGACTTAGTAGCAGTTTGCAGTGTTTTAGATCTGAACTACACTGGTTCAGAAGACGACGTGATTGAACGTATTTGTTCATTTTTGAACGACTTCAATCTTGAAGACGAAAATGACGATGAAGACGAAGACGCTAGCGATGATGACGGTGATAAAGACGTTTATCACAAGGAAAACGGTAAAGACGTTACCGAAGACAATCGCTATAATGAAGATAACGACGCAAATAGTGATAAAGACGCTTATCACGAGGAAGAAGGTAAATACGTTACCGACGACGATAATAATGATGACGATATGGATGATGAAAGGACGACGGATTTATTTACGAGGAATAgatcaaaatcaaacaaaatgaCGAGAGGTAGATTGAATGATTCATTTGCCTTAACTTTTAGAGACGTAGAGGATAGTATAATCTTTCGACGGAAAAGACGATTATCCCATAGGAAAATGGATCACTGA
- the LOC126883277 gene encoding putative nuclease HARBI1, whose translation MDFTSDDEEFLEVVEELLEPNRQRVYRTRENQFEKWDDTEFRNRYRMGKACVEQIVDMISEDISSNTNRNEALTSSEMVLVALRFLATGCFLKVSGDLHGVSESSVCRAVHKVCHAIAIRANNFIKMPRTQEQMSTVKNGFYSIAKFPKCVGAVDCTHVRIQSPGGDTAELYRNRKNFFSFNIQLICDSELNIQNIVCRWPGSAHDSHIFRSSRIKEEFENGDFGNSVIVGDSGYGIKPYLITPLANPRTPAENLFNESQIRTRNPIERCIGVWKRRFPVLAYGLRVKSTKVEAIVVTCAVLHNIAMANNDNMPDEIPFFQQYVAETFVENEINMFNHNRDNTVRLSLINYFDSLIEN comes from the exons ATGGATTTCACGAGCGACGATGAAGAATTTTTGGAAGTAGTTGAAGAATTGTTGGAACCTAACAGACAACGTGTATATAGGACTCgtgaaaatcaatttgaaaaaTGGGATGATACCGAATTTAGGAATCGTTACAGAATGGGAAAAGCATGTGTTGAACAGATTGTGGATATGATATCGGAGGATATTTCTTCCAATACAAACAG gaATGAGGCACTAACTTCAAGCGAAATGGTTCTGGTTGCATTAAGATTTTTAGCAACAGGTTGTTTTTTAAAAGTGTCTGGTGACTTACATGGTGTTAGTGAAAGCAGTGTTTGCAGGGCAGTGCATAAAGTTTGCCATGCAATTGCGATACGTGCaaataattttatcaaaatgCCCAGAACACAGGAACAAATGTCAACAGTAAAAAATGGTTTTTATTCAATCGCTAAATTTCCAAAATGTGTTGGGGCTGTTGACTGCACACATGTAAGAATACAATCTCCTGGAGGTGACACAGCAGAACTCTACAGAAacaggaaaaattttttttctttcaacATTCAG cTGATTTGTGACAGTGAGTTGAATATTCAAAATATTGTTTGTCGCTGGCCTGGAAGTGCACACGATTCGCATATTTTCAGATCTTCGAGGATCAAAGAAGAATTTGAAAATGGTGATTTTGGAAATTCAGTTATTGTAGGAGATAGTGGTTATGGCATAAAACCTTATCTTATTACTCCTTTAGCAAATCCACGAACtccagctgaaaatttgtttaatGAATCGCAGATTCGCACAAGAAATCCAATTGAACGATGCATTGGGGTATGGAAGAGAAGATTCCCTGTGTTAGCATATGGTCTTCGTGTGAAATCTACAAAAGTTGAAGCCATTGTTGTCACATGTGCTGTATTGCATAATATTGCAATGGCAAACAATGACAATATGCCTGATGAGATACCATTTTTCCAGCAATATGTAGCTGAAACTTttgtagaaaatgaaataaacatgTTCAATCATAATCGTGATAATACAGTGAGGTTATCgttaattaactattttgatagTTTGATTGAAAATTAA
- the LOC126883292 gene encoding uncharacterized protein LOC126883292 isoform X2 yields the protein MAKRVTNFSKNEETLLLDLVLKYKDILECKKTDTSNNKIKWEVWMQLTKEFNSVSGETTRDVKGLKNKYENIKKRTKQKFAGIKKYASGTGGGPPQNPVFTNTDEALHEIIGPQITGTQSSYDYDSKERAMPGHATFKSLDSLSNFLPSTSERKMPGPSTSKGLDRLTNFLPSTSERTMTGPSTSKGLQKPSTARETEMQEAKGLNREEDLLSWTNEIEEISFLVGSSDEDIFNNEDMNEEYIIIDEPIKNENRQQNDPESLIGQEDWSTYTPKMLKQKKAEPLRLGTKKNLKNTVAKWGQAKEGHIRQQNSCLKAQHERKMLIMGIVAKKKITMMEEEAARNKLEHEKRMELMEKTMALIEQEAEERKEIMKKYLKK from the exons ATGGCGAAACGCGTTACCAATTTTAGCAAAAACGAGGAAACTCTACTATTAGATTTAGTACTTAAATATAAGGACATACTTGAATGCAAAAAAACCGATACGAGTAACAATAAAATAAAGTGGGAAGTGTGGATGCAACTCACTAAAGAGTTTAATTCCGTCAGTGGGGAAACGACGAGGGATGTAAAAGGACTTAAAAACAAATATGAGAATATCAAAAAACGGACCAAACAAAAATTTGCGGGTATAAAGAAGTACGCAAGTGGAACTGGCGGGGGTCCACCACAAAATCCCGTTTTTACAAACACCGATGAGGCTTTACATGAGATCATAGGCCCGCAAATTACTGGTACACAGTCCAGTTATGACTACGATTCGAAGG aaAGAGCAATGCCAGGACACGCCACCTTCAAAAGTCTGGACAGCCTGTCAAACTTTCTTCCTTCTACAAGtg AGAGAAAAATGCCAGGACCTTCCACTTCCAAAGGTCTGGATAGGTTGACAAACTTCCTTCCTTCTACAAGtg AAAGAACAATGACAGGACCCTCCACCTCCAAAGGTCTGCAAAAGCCATCAACAGCCAGAG AAACAGAAATGCAAGAGGCTAAAGGTCTAAATAGGGAGGAAGATTTGCTTTCTTGGACAAATG aaatagaAGAAATTTCTTTTTTGGTGGGAAGCAGCGATGAAGATATCTTTAACAATGAAGATATGAacgaagaatatattattatagaTGAGCCCATTAAAAACGAAAATCGCCAACAGAATGACCCTG AATCTCTTATTGGCCAAGAGGATTGGTCAACATATACTCCAAAGATGCTAAAGCAGAAAAAAGCAGAACCGCTTCGTTTAG GGAccaaaaagaatttaaaaaatacagtGGCGAAATGGGGGCAAGCCAAGGAGGGTCATATACGCCAACAAAACTCATGCCTTAAAGCACAGCATGAAAGGAAGATGCTGATAATGGGAATAGTGGCCAAAAAGAAAATCACGATGATGGAGGAGGAAGCAGCACGGAATAAATTGGAACATGAGAAAAGAATGGAATTGATGGAGAAGACAATGGCACTGATAGAACAAGAAGCAgaagaaagaaaagaaataatgaaaaaatatttaaaaaaataa
- the LOC126883292 gene encoding uncharacterized protein LOC126883292 isoform X3 yields MQKSLDSKRAMPGHATFKSLDSLSNFLPSTSERKMPGPSTSKGLDRLTNFLPSTSERTMTGPSTSKGLQKPSTARGMNREENLLTSTSETEMQEAKGLNREEDLLSWTNEIEEISFLVGSSDEDIFNNEDMNEEYIIIDEPIKNENRQQNDPESLIGQEDWSTYTPKMLKQKKAEPLRLGTKKNLKNTVAKWGQAKEGHIRQQNSCLKAQHERKMLIMGIVAKKKITMMEEEAARNKLEHEKRMELMEKTMALIEQEAEERKEIMKKYLKK; encoded by the exons ATGCAAAAATCCCTAGATTCTA aaAGAGCAATGCCAGGACACGCCACCTTCAAAAGTCTGGACAGCCTGTCAAACTTTCTTCCTTCTACAAGtg AGAGAAAAATGCCAGGACCTTCCACTTCCAAAGGTCTGGATAGGTTGACAAACTTCCTTCCTTCTACAAGtg AAAGAACAATGACAGGACCCTCCACCTCCAAAGGTCTGCAAAAGCCATCAACAGCCAGAGGTATGAATAGGGAGGAAAACTTGCTTACTTCTACTAGTG AAACAGAAATGCAAGAGGCTAAAGGTCTAAATAGGGAGGAAGATTTGCTTTCTTGGACAAATG aaatagaAGAAATTTCTTTTTTGGTGGGAAGCAGCGATGAAGATATCTTTAACAATGAAGATATGAacgaagaatatattattatagaTGAGCCCATTAAAAACGAAAATCGCCAACAGAATGACCCTG AATCTCTTATTGGCCAAGAGGATTGGTCAACATATACTCCAAAGATGCTAAAGCAGAAAAAAGCAGAACCGCTTCGTTTAG GGAccaaaaagaatttaaaaaatacagtGGCGAAATGGGGGCAAGCCAAGGAGGGTCATATACGCCAACAAAACTCATGCCTTAAAGCACAGCATGAAAGGAAGATGCTGATAATGGGAATAGTGGCCAAAAAGAAAATCACGATGATGGAGGAGGAAGCAGCACGGAATAAATTGGAACATGAGAAAAGAATGGAATTGATGGAGAAGACAATGGCACTGATAGAACAAGAAGCAgaagaaagaaaagaaataatgaaaaaatatttaaaaaaataa
- the LOC126883292 gene encoding uncharacterized protein LOC126883292 isoform X1, with protein MAKRVTNFSKNEETLLLDLVLKYKDILECKKTDTSNNKIKWEVWMQLTKEFNSVSGETTRDVKGLKNKYENIKKRTKQKFAGIKKYASGTGGGPPQNPVFTNTDEALHEIIGPQITGTQSSYDYDSKERAMPGHATFKSLDSLSNFLPSTSERKMPGPSTSKGLDRLTNFLPSTSERTMTGPSTSKGLQKPSTARGMNREENLLTSTSETEMQEAKGLNREEDLLSWTNEIEEISFLVGSSDEDIFNNEDMNEEYIIIDEPIKNENRQQNDPESLIGQEDWSTYTPKMLKQKKAEPLRLGTKKNLKNTVAKWGQAKEGHIRQQNSCLKAQHERKMLIMGIVAKKKITMMEEEAARNKLEHEKRMELMEKTMALIEQEAEERKEIMKKYLKK; from the exons ATGGCGAAACGCGTTACCAATTTTAGCAAAAACGAGGAAACTCTACTATTAGATTTAGTACTTAAATATAAGGACATACTTGAATGCAAAAAAACCGATACGAGTAACAATAAAATAAAGTGGGAAGTGTGGATGCAACTCACTAAAGAGTTTAATTCCGTCAGTGGGGAAACGACGAGGGATGTAAAAGGACTTAAAAACAAATATGAGAATATCAAAAAACGGACCAAACAAAAATTTGCGGGTATAAAGAAGTACGCAAGTGGAACTGGCGGGGGTCCACCACAAAATCCCGTTTTTACAAACACCGATGAGGCTTTACATGAGATCATAGGCCCGCAAATTACTGGTACACAGTCCAGTTATGACTACGATTCGAAGG aaAGAGCAATGCCAGGACACGCCACCTTCAAAAGTCTGGACAGCCTGTCAAACTTTCTTCCTTCTACAAGtg AGAGAAAAATGCCAGGACCTTCCACTTCCAAAGGTCTGGATAGGTTGACAAACTTCCTTCCTTCTACAAGtg AAAGAACAATGACAGGACCCTCCACCTCCAAAGGTCTGCAAAAGCCATCAACAGCCAGAGGTATGAATAGGGAGGAAAACTTGCTTACTTCTACTAGTG AAACAGAAATGCAAGAGGCTAAAGGTCTAAATAGGGAGGAAGATTTGCTTTCTTGGACAAATG aaatagaAGAAATTTCTTTTTTGGTGGGAAGCAGCGATGAAGATATCTTTAACAATGAAGATATGAacgaagaatatattattatagaTGAGCCCATTAAAAACGAAAATCGCCAACAGAATGACCCTG AATCTCTTATTGGCCAAGAGGATTGGTCAACATATACTCCAAAGATGCTAAAGCAGAAAAAAGCAGAACCGCTTCGTTTAG GGAccaaaaagaatttaaaaaatacagtGGCGAAATGGGGGCAAGCCAAGGAGGGTCATATACGCCAACAAAACTCATGCCTTAAAGCACAGCATGAAAGGAAGATGCTGATAATGGGAATAGTGGCCAAAAAGAAAATCACGATGATGGAGGAGGAAGCAGCACGGAATAAATTGGAACATGAGAAAAGAATGGAATTGATGGAGAAGACAATGGCACTGATAGAACAAGAAGCAgaagaaagaaaagaaataatgaaaaaatatttaaaaaaataa